The Chiroxiphia lanceolata isolate bChiLan1 chromosome 12, bChiLan1.pri, whole genome shotgun sequence genome window below encodes:
- the TLNRD1 gene encoding talin rod domain-containing protein 1: protein MASGGSGKSSSEVSGGGIPSSSSLQRKKLISICDHCKIKMQLVADLLLLSSETRPVNTESLSVFGESFEKCRDTIIARTKGLSILTHDVQSQLNMGRFGEVGESLMEMGELVVSLTECSAHAAYLAAVETPGAQPAMPGLVDRYKVTRCRHEVEHGCGVLKTTPLADMSPQLLLEVSQNMSKNLKFLTDACVLASEKSKDKFAKEQFKLSVKCMSTSASALLACVKEVKTSPSELTRNRCVLFSGPLVQSVYALVGFATEPQFLGKAATINPEGKAVQTAILGGAMSVVSACVLLTQCLRDIAQHPESSTKMSDYRERLRNSACAVSDGCNLLSQALRERSSPRTLPPVNSNSVN, encoded by the coding sequence ATGGCTAGCGGTGGCTCCGGCAAGTCCAGCAGCGAGGTCTCCGGCGGCGgcatccccagcagcagctccctgcagaggaaGAAGCTCATCTCTATCTGCGACCACTGCAAGATCAAGATGCAACTGGTGGCCGATCTGCTTCTGCTGTCGAGCGAGACCAGGCCGGTGAACACCGAGAGTCTGTCTGTCTTCGGTGAGTCCTTTGAGAAGTGCAGGGACACGATCATTGCCAGGACCAAAGGACTTTCCATCTTGACCCATGACGTCCAGAGCCAGCTCAACATGGGACGCTTCGGGGAGGTGGGGGAAAGCCTGATGGAGATGGGGGAGCTGGTGGTCTCCCTGACCGAATGCTCTGCCCACGCTGCCTACCTGGCTGCAGTGGAGACTCCGGGGGCCCAGCCTGCTATGCCTGGCTTGGTGGATCGCTACAAGGTGACCCGATGTAGGCATGAGGTGGAGCACGGCTGCGGGGTCTTGAAGACCACCCCTTTGGCAGATATgagccctcagctcctgctggaggTTTCTCAGAACATGTCCAAGAACTTGAAATTCCTGACAGATGCCTGTGTGCTGGCCAGTGAGAAATCCAAGGATAAATTTGCTAAGGAGCAGTTCAAACTCAGTGTCAAATGTATGAGCACGAGCGCCTCTGCCCTCTTGGCGTGTGTCAAGGAGGTCAAGACCTCGCCCAGCGAGCTGACCAGGAACCGGTGCGTCTTGTTCAGTGGACCTTTGGTGCAGTCTGTCTATGCTCTGGTGGGCTTTGCCACTGAGCCCCAGTTTTTGGGTAAAGCTGCCACCATTAATCCAGAGGGCAAAGCTGTGCAAACTGCCATCCTAGGAGGAGCCATGAGTGTGGTATCTGCTTGTGTGCTCCTGACCCAATGCCTCAGGGATATAGCCCAACACCCCGAAAGTAGCACCAAAATGAGCGATTACAGGGAAAGGTTGAGGAACTCAGCTTGCGCCGTCTCGGATGGTTGCAACCTGCTATCTCAGGCACTAAGAGAAAGATCTTCACCCAGGACTTTACCGCCAGTGAACTCCAATTCTGTGAATTAA
- the MESD gene encoding LRP chaperone MESD, translating to MAAAAGWALLALVLCVSAAAAAGGPEGKRRAGPPKKKDIRDYNDADMARLLEQWEKDDDIEEGDLPEHKRPPAPIDFSKIDPGKPESILKLTKKGKTLMMFVTVSGNPTEKETEEITSLWQGGLFNANYDVQRFIVGSNRAIFMLRDGGYAWEIKDFLINQERCADVTLEGQVYPGKGADENEKGKNKTKPEKAKKKKDAEKKSNSVKEDNRATKQREEL from the exons atggcggcggccgcgggctGGGCGCTGCTGGCCCTGGTGCTGTGTGTGagcgcggcggccgcggccggAGGGCCCGAGGGGaagcggcgggcggggccgcccaAGAAGAAGGACATTCGGGACTACAACGACGCGGACATGGCCcggctgctggagcagtgggag aaagatgaTGACATTGAAGAGGGAGATCTCCCCGAACACAAGAGGCCTCCAGCACCAATAGATTTCTCAAAAATTGATCCAGGCAAGCCTGAAAGCATCCTGAAGCTGACAAAAAAGGGGAAGACTTTGATGATGTTTGTCACAGTGTCAGGAAATCCCacagaaaaggagacagaagaaatCACCAGCTTGTGGCAGGGCGGCCTCTTCAATGCCAACTACGACGTGCAAAG GTTTATTGTCGGCTCCAATCGGGCCATCTTTATGCTCCGTGATGGTGGCTATGCCTGGGAGATCAAAGACTTCCTGATAAATCAAGAAAGGTGTGCGGATGTCACTCTGGAAGGTCAAGTTTATCCTGGCAAAGGAGcagatgaaaatgagaaagggaaaaacaaaacgaaacctgaaaaagcaaagaagaaaaaagatgctGAGAAGAAATCCAATAGCGTTAAAGAGGACAACCGAGCGACCAAACAGAGAGAGGAGCTATGA